The following are encoded together in the Daucus carota subsp. sativus chromosome 5, DH1 v3.0, whole genome shotgun sequence genome:
- the LOC108223126 gene encoding cysteine synthase 2 — translation MTTSAAVTTAAAASSIALLAYFLSKFYNSNHSSASSSSENELKNGLIEAIGNTPLIRINSLSQATGCQILGKAEFLNPGGSVKDRVAVKIIQEALELGLLAKGGIVTEGSAGSTAISLATVAPAYGCQCHVVIPDDAAIEKSQILEALGATVERVRPVSITHKDHYVNIAKRRAVEANEVALKQDIAKQTNGKDVEQSNGDIIDGEKQDTFFSRDCKGGFFADQFENLANFRAHYEGTGPEIWKQTGGNLHSFVAAAGTGGTVAGVSRFLKEKDPNIKCFLIDPPGSGLFNKVTRGVMYTKEEAEGRRLKNPFDTITEGIGINRLTENFKMAELDGAFRGTDLEAVEMSRFLLKNDGLFVGSSSAMNCVGAVRVAQSLGPGHIIVTILCDSGMRHLSKFHSAQYLSQHGLIPRANGLEFLGLRG, via the exons ATGACAACTAGTGCGGCTGTCACAACAGCTGCTGCTGCTTCTTCCATTGCCCTGCTTGCTTACTTTCTCTCTAAATTCTACAATTCCAATCACTCCtctgcttcttcttcttctgaaaatGAACTTAAAAATGGACTCATTGAAGCTATTGGAAACACTCCCCTCATCAGAATCAACAGCCTTTCCCAAGCCACTGGATgtcag ATTCTTGGGAAAGCTGAGTTCTTAAATCCTGGTGGAAGTGTCAAAGACAGGGTTGCTGTCAAAATCATCCAGGAG GCTCTAGAACTTGGTCTTCTAGCTAAAGGTGGGATAGTTACAGAAGGAAGTGCTGGGAGCACTGCTATTAGTCTTGCAACAGTTGCTCCTGCTTATGGATGTCAATGTCATGTTGTTATCCCAGATGATGCTGCTATAGAGAAA TCTCAAATACTGGAGGCCCTTGGAGCTACTGTCGAAAGGGTAAGGCCAGTATCGATTACACACAAAGACCACTACGTCAATATTGCAAAAAGAAGGGCAGTGGAAGCAAATGAAGTAGCCTTGAAGCAAGACATAGCGAAACAAACAAATGGCAAAGATGTAGAACAAAGTAATGGTGATATAATTGACGGAGAAAAACAGGATACTTTTTTCTCGCGAGACTGCAAAGGTGGGTTTTTCGCAGATCAATTTGAGAATCTTGCAAACTTCAGGGCTCACTATGAGGGTACTGGGCCAGAAATCTGGAAACAGACTGGTGGCAACTTGCATTCTTTTGTTGCAGCTGCAGGCACAGGTGGCACTGTTGCAGGTGTTTCACGATTTCTGAAG GAAAAAGACCCAAATATCAAGTGCTTCCTTATTGATCCTCCTGGTTCCGGACTGTTTAACAAGGTAACACGGGGAGTGATGTACACAAAAGAGGAGGCTGAAGGGCGGAGACTAAAGAACCCATTTGACACCATAACGGAAGGAATTGGGATCAATAGATTAACAGAAAACTTTAAAATGGCAGAACTTGATGGGGCTTTCCGTGGTACTGATTTGGAAGCAGTTGAAATGTCCAG GTTTCTGTTGAAAAATGATGGGCTTTTTGTTGGGAGCTCTTCAGCTATGAATTGCGTTGGAGCAGTAAGAGTTGCACAATCCCTTGGTCCAGGCCACATTATCGTTACAATTTTGTGTGATAGTGGGATGAGACATCTGAGTAAGTTTCACAGTGCTCAATATCTATCTCAGCATGGCCTGATACCCAGAGCTAATGGGTTagaatttcttggtctccgggGCTGA
- the LOC108223124 gene encoding DEK domain-containing chromatin-associated protein 3, with translation MGKEGEEVSEVKEVVENGVASIQEQGDSVVDKTDDAKDGVKDMEEDPNGEEKFETEMDVDNEETREPEKEDVKEDSESKEKKDDEEPKSAAVEEENGAKSEEESKDKVESAPGLSVGDESADKDAEKSISKRKRGKGNPKADEEKSKNKKTVEKKKEEPKTPVAPASDRPVRERKSVERLVATIEKDSGKEFHIEKGRGTALKDIPNVAYKLSRKKSEETYKLLHTILFGRRGKASQVKSNISQFSGFVWHDNEDKQKNKVKEKLDKCVKEKLLEFCDVLDLPIAKATAKKEDIVTKLFEFLEAPQATTSELLADKELSSKGDKRKRSSKKSTSTSESAPSKSSAKSRKRSASASRGEEKDDAPETDNDREQEDDAHGGQENVDPSSDGSEDEKLELAKSENKEMDTGAESEEETRKRKRVSSKKSSVKKNTPENAKPKKATTVKNSSPTPKKTPSRPSSSHLKVYDSDKTPKGSAGKKKTEAVKEKSPTAKKSASKDITGKKVVKGKEKKPKAEKLKPSDAELKIAICEILKEVDFNTATFTDILKLLGERFSTDLVPRKTTIKHMIQDELTKLAEEEEDEEDEEIEAVKDDKQAGKGVEV, from the exons ATGGGCAAGGAAGGAGAGGAGGTGAGTGAGGTTAAGGAGGTTGTGGAGAATGGAGTTGCTTCCATTCAGGAACAAGGTGATTCTGTGGTTGACAAGACGGACGATGCCAAAGATGGAGTAAAAGATATGGAAGAGGATCCCAACGGTGAGGAGAAATTTGAGACTGAAATGGATGTAGACAACGAAGAAACTCGGGAACCGGAGAAAGAAGATGTGAAAGAAGATTCTGAATCAAAGGAAAAGAAAGACGATGAAGAGCCTAAGAGCGCAGCTGTAGAAGAAGAGAATGGGGCAAAATCGGAAGAGGAGAGCAAGGATAAAGTCGAGAGTGCTCCTGGATTGTCGGTGGGTGATGAAAGTGCCGATAAGGACGCAGAGAAAAGTATCTCAAAGAGAAAACGTGGGAAAGGAAACCCGAAAGCAGATgaggaaaaatccaaaaataagaAGACtgtggaaaagaagaaagaggagCCCAAGACCCCTGTAGCTCCTGCAAGCGATCGCCCAGTACGTGAGAGGAAGTCCGTAGAAAGGCTTGTCGCAACTATTGAGAAAGATTCGGGTAAAGAATTCCATATTGAGAAG GGCCGTGGTACTGCACTAAAAGACATACCCAATG TGGCATACAAATTATCAAGGAAGAAGAGTGAGGAGACTTACAAATTGCTTCATACAATTCTGTTTGGAAGAAGAGGAAAG GCATCTCAGGTTAAGAGTAACATCTCCCAGTTTTCTGGCTTTGTATGGCATGATAATGAG GACAAACAAAAGAACAAAGTTAAAGAAAAGCTCGACAAGTGTGTGAAAGAAAAATTATTGGAATTCTGTGATGTCCTCGATTTGCCAATAGCCAAGGCTACTGCTAAAAAG GAAGATATTGTAACaaagttgtttgaatttttggaAGCTCCTCAGGCTACTACCAGCGAGTTACTTGCTGATAAAGAACTG TCAAGCAAAGGTGACAAGCGCAAGAGATCAAGCAAAAAGAGTACCTCAACATCTGAGAGTGCACCTTCAAAAAGCTCAGCTAAG AGTCGGAAGAGGAGTGCCAGTGCATCCAGAGGGGAGGAGAAAGACGATGCACCTGAAACGGACAATGATCGTGAACAAGAAGATGATGCACATGGAGGACAGGAAAATGTGGATCCTAGTTCCGATGGATCTGAAGATGAAAAGCTTGAGCTTGCCAAAAGTGAGAATAAAGAAATGGATACTGGTGCCGAGTCTGAAGAAGAGACTAGAAAGCGCAAAAGGGTTTCCTCAAAGAAATCATCTGTAAAGAAGAATACACCAGAGAATGCTAAACCCAAAAAAGCAACGACAGTTAAAAACTCGAGCCCCACACCAAAGAAAACACCGTCAAGACCATCCTCTAGTCATCTTAAGGTTTATGACAGTGATAAGACTCCAAAGGGATCCGCGGGGAAGAAGAAGACTGAAGCAGTCAAGGAGAAGTCACCAACAGCAAAGAAATCTGCTTCCAAAGACATTACTG GCAAAAAAGTTGTGAAAGGAAAGGAGAAAAAACCTAAAGCGGAGAAGTTAAAGCCCAGCGATGCTGAGCTTAAAATTGCAATATGCGAAATCCTGAAGGAGGTGGACTTCAACACG GCTACCTTTACGGACATTCTAAAGTTACTTG GTGAGCGGTTCAGTACAGATCTCGTACCCAGAAAGACCACTATTAAGCACATGATACAGGATGAGCTAACCAAACTAGCCGAAGAGGAGGAGGATGAGGAAGACGAAGAAATTGAAGCTGTAAAAGATGACAAGCAGGCAGGCAAGGGGGTGGAAGTCTGA